Proteins encoded by one window of Qingrenia yutianensis:
- a CDS encoding RnfABCDGE type electron transport complex subunit G has product MKNSNVKEIVMPGVILFLIVFVSVAVLAWCNSATYDKIQAINAENTQKARQNVLSSAKEFEEVSDFKADGIVKNVYKGTDGGKCVGYCVSVAPSGYGGEMEIMVGVDNDLKLTGIDIVSSSETAGLGKNASKESFRSQFEGLTKTVTVKKSAPKKENNEIQALSGATITSNAVADGANSAIEAVEKIKEAE; this is encoded by the coding sequence TTGAAAAACAGCAATGTGAAAGAAATTGTAATGCCGGGCGTTATTTTGTTTTTGATAGTTTTTGTTTCGGTTGCGGTGCTTGCGTGGTGCAACAGCGCGACATACGACAAAATTCAGGCTATTAACGCGGAAAATACGCAAAAGGCACGGCAGAATGTTTTATCGTCGGCAAAAGAGTTTGAGGAGGTTTCAGACTTTAAGGCGGACGGCATTGTTAAAAACGTATACAAAGGCACCGACGGCGGAAAATGCGTCGGATACTGTGTTTCGGTTGCACCGTCGGGCTACGGCGGAGAGATGGAAATTATGGTCGGCGTCGATAACGATTTAAAGCTTACCGGTATTGACATTGTATCGTCGTCCGAAACGGCGGGACTCGGAAAAAACGCGTCAAAGGAAAGTTTCAGAAGCCAGTTTGAGGGACTTACAAAAACTGTTACCGTCAAAAAGAGCGCGCCAAAAAAAGAAAACAATGAAATTCAGGCGCTTTCGGGCGCGACAATAACTTCAAATGCCGTTGCGGACGGAGCAAACTCGGCGATTGAGGCGGTTGAAAAAATAAAGGAGGCGGAATAG
- a CDS encoding glycoside hydrolase family 2 TIM barrel-domain containing protein has protein sequence MREKILFNDGWKFHCGDLPARNTVMKGPDYMGAKTERMMIGPASCYYSDNSDSFELGNTSPDLWLDVNLPHDYIIEQTPSKENPQALGYFKYENAWYRKHFSLDASDKNKRITLYFEGVATNATVYLNGCLMKHNFCGYTPFEVDITDNVYFDRENILAVYTDSSSHEGWWYQGGGIYRNVWLIKTAEIAVDLWGIYVNPQKTDSENWDVNIETTVLNCAYDNADFTLKSALCTLDNSEIMHTEDNLSIDCKSKITANQKLNIANPLIWDTDTPNMYKIVTKIFSNGTLIDQTETKFGFRTFKFDCENGFILNGRQVKLKGVCAHQDYGLTGKAVPDNVYKYRIEMIKEMGANAYRTSHYPHAEATMDALDENGILVMDETRWYDSTDEGIAQLETLIKRDRNRPSVILWSVGNEEPKHLTEQGRRIAKTMIASVKKLDKSRPVTTAISNDPLDATVLDLADVIGINYNLQHYENLHKMHPDKPFVVTECCATGTTRGHYFDDNTERSFASAYDKDTNKWFLGREKTWKYVAERDWIAGSFQWIAFEHRGECVWPRLCSISGAIDMYLQKKDAFYQNKSHWSDEPMVHILPHWNFSGLEGEIIKVWIYTNCDEAELMLNGKSLGAKKIEKYGHGEWNVPYEKGEIRAIGKINGKIVSEEKIETTGKPVKLKLTLDNKIEYANGRDLALLTCVCVDENGREVPDAEAFIKFSANKLGAVVGTGSDISDHIPPSCPDRKMRAGKCSAAVRVGNGEGVLKVYAFSENLDTAVIDIPLKKAKN, from the coding sequence ATGAGAGAAAAAATTTTGTTTAACGACGGCTGGAAATTTCACTGCGGTGACCTGCCTGCTCGGAACACGGTTATGAAAGGCCCCGACTATATGGGCGCGAAAACCGAGCGAATGATGATAGGTCCCGCGTCGTGCTATTACAGCGACAATTCAGATTCGTTCGAGCTTGGCAACACAAGTCCCGACTTATGGCTGGACGTAAATCTTCCGCACGATTACATAATTGAGCAGACACCGAGCAAAGAAAATCCGCAGGCGCTCGGATATTTTAAATATGAAAACGCGTGGTACAGAAAGCATTTTTCGCTTGATGCGTCCGACAAAAACAAGCGCATAACGCTTTATTTTGAGGGCGTTGCCACAAATGCAACGGTGTATTTAAACGGTTGTCTTATGAAACACAATTTTTGCGGTTACACGCCGTTTGAGGTTGACATTACCGACAACGTTTATTTTGACCGCGAAAACATTCTTGCCGTGTATACCGACTCGTCATCGCACGAGGGCTGGTGGTATCAGGGCGGCGGAATTTACCGCAATGTCTGGCTTATAAAAACCGCCGAAATTGCCGTTGATCTTTGGGGTATTTATGTCAATCCGCAAAAAACGGACAGCGAAAACTGGGACGTAAACATTGAAACAACAGTTTTAAACTGTGCATATGACAATGCAGATTTTACCCTGAAATCAGCACTTTGCACATTGGACAACAGCGAAATTATGCATACCGAAGATAATTTAAGCATTGATTGCAAAAGCAAAATAACGGCAAATCAAAAACTAAATATCGCAAATCCTTTAATCTGGGACACAGATACGCCTAATATGTATAAAATCGTTACAAAAATATTTTCAAACGGCACGCTTATTGACCAAACCGAAACGAAATTCGGGTTCAGAACGTTTAAATTCGACTGCGAAAATGGATTTATTTTAAACGGCAGACAGGTGAAATTAAAAGGCGTGTGCGCGCACCAGGATTACGGTCTGACGGGCAAGGCAGTACCCGACAACGTTTACAAATACCGCATTGAAATGATTAAAGAAATGGGCGCAAACGCGTACAGGACGTCACACTATCCGCACGCCGAGGCGACTATGGACGCGTTGGACGAAAACGGTATTCTCGTTATGGACGAAACGCGCTGGTACGACTCGACCGATGAGGGAATTGCACAGCTTGAAACGCTTATAAAACGCGACAGAAACCGACCGTCGGTAATTTTGTGGTCGGTGGGAAACGAAGAACCCAAGCACCTCACCGAGCAGGGCAGACGAATTGCAAAAACTATGATTGCATCGGTGAAAAAGCTCGACAAATCGCGCCCTGTGACAACTGCAATTTCAAACGACCCGCTTGATGCGACAGTTCTTGATTTGGCGGACGTTATCGGCATAAACTACAATCTTCAGCATTACGAAAATCTGCATAAAATGCACCCCGATAAACCTTTTGTGGTGACAGAATGCTGTGCAACGGGCACGACAAGAGGACATTATTTTGACGACAACACCGAGCGCAGTTTTGCGTCGGCATACGACAAAGATACAAACAAGTGGTTTTTGGGAAGAGAGAAAACCTGGAAATACGTTGCCGAGCGCGACTGGATTGCCGGAAGTTTTCAATGGATTGCATTTGAACACCGCGGAGAATGCGTGTGGCCCCGACTCTGCTCCATCTCGGGCGCAATTGATATGTATCTGCAAAAAAAGGACGCGTTTTATCAAAACAAATCGCACTGGTCTGACGAGCCTATGGTGCACATTCTTCCGCACTGGAATTTCAGCGGTCTTGAGGGCGAAATTATAAAAGTGTGGATTTACACAAACTGTGACGAAGCGGAACTTATGTTAAACGGAAAATCGCTCGGCGCGAAAAAAATTGAAAAATACGGACACGGTGAATGGAATGTTCCGTATGAAAAGGGCGAAATCAGAGCAATCGGCAAAATAAACGGAAAAATTGTGTCCGAAGAAAAGATTGAAACGACGGGCAAACCCGTGAAATTAAAACTTACGCTTGACAACAAAATCGAATATGCAAACGGCAGGGATTTGGCGCTTTTAACCTGTGTTTGTGTTGACGAAAACGGCAGAGAAGTTCCCGATGCGGAGGCATTTATCAAATTTTCCGCAAACAAGCTCGGCGCAGTCGTCGGCACTGGTTCGGATATTTCCGACCATATTCCGCCAAGCTGTCCCGACAGAAAAATGCGCGCCGGAAAATGCTCGGCAGCGGTGCGCGTCGGAAACGGCGAGGGCGTTTTGAAAGTGTATGCTTTCAGCGAAAATTTAGATACGGCGGTTATTGATATTCCGCTTAAAAAGGCGAAGAATTAA
- a CDS encoding AraC family transcriptional regulator — protein MNTVIAKNEKYDFFSDKYLNINSCGKLFNTGYKILRKNGRSDYHLLYVKSGRCNAVFDGKEYTLTDGNFVLYYPYQTQEYSFDETGCTTLWIHFSGRASAEILSELNIKPGAYQSRLSDNGTAIFEELIREFHLKHYMHHSAENALLIYLLTLLSRHIHTVQDVSDIERVIMLMNISFDIPYNSEPYAKMCALSQSRFSHKFKEVTGEVPSRYFIKLKMEKARELLKFSNLSVSEIAERVGYDNALYFSRIFKKYIHLSPTEYRTKTK, from the coding sequence ATGAATACGGTTATTGCAAAAAACGAAAAATACGATTTCTTTTCGGATAAATATTTAAACATAAATTCGTGCGGAAAGCTTTTTAATACGGGATATAAAATTCTGCGAAAAAACGGCAGAAGCGACTATCACCTTCTGTATGTGAAGTCGGGCAGATGCAATGCCGTGTTTGACGGGAAAGAATACACGTTAACCGACGGAAATTTTGTGCTTTATTATCCTTATCAAACACAGGAATATTCGTTTGACGAAACGGGTTGTACAACGCTGTGGATACACTTTTCGGGCAGAGCATCGGCGGAAATTTTGTCGGAATTAAATATAAAACCGGGTGCGTATCAAAGCAGACTTTCCGACAACGGCACGGCGATATTTGAGGAGCTTATACGCGAATTTCACCTAAAACACTATATGCACCATTCGGCTGAAAACGCACTTCTGATTTATCTTCTTACTTTGCTTTCAAGGCACATACATACAGTGCAGGACGTAAGCGACATTGAGCGCGTTATTATGCTTATGAACATAAGCTTTGACATTCCGTACAATTCCGAACCGTACGCGAAAATGTGCGCATTGAGCCAAAGCAGATTTTCACATAAGTTCAAAGAAGTGACGGGCGAAGTGCCGAGCAGATATTTTATTAAACTGAAAATGGAAAAAGCGCGCGAACTTTTGAAATTTTCAAATCTCTCTGTTTCGGAAATTGCCGAAAGAGTGGGGTATGACAACGCGCTTTATTTCAGCAGAATTTTTAAAAAATACATACACCTTTCACCGACCGAATACAGAACAAAAACAAAATAA
- a CDS encoding acyl-CoA dehydratase activase: MEHNYSLGIDIGSTTAKLVLTDGGRVVYENYRRHFSKVRQTAYDMLCEMRPHLDVEYLTAAVSGSAGLGVANSAGLLFIQEVYATGETVSHLEPDTSVVIELGGEDAKVIFYKGGIDERMNGTCAGGTGAFIDQMAVLLDMTVDEMDRESLKATRIYPIASRCGVFAKTDIQPLLNQGAKKSDIAASIYQAVVNQTISGLVQGRKIDGKVMFLGGPLYYCDGLKKRFAETLKLSKENAVFPEYSRFSVAMGAAMFAQGKDRISFSALLDKIQKSANDGEAKFDRLPPLFANEKEYEEFSARHSKAKVAMCDINTYEGDAYLGIDCGSTTTKLVLINGKKEVLYSFYSSNKGNPVSLVLEELIKIRKMCADKINILGASVTGYGEELIKHAFHTDEGVVETIAHFTAARHFKPDVDFILDIGGQDIKCFKIHNGAIDSIMLNEACSSGCGSFIETFAKSMGFEASEFAKKGLFAKNPVNLGSRCTVFMNSSVKQSQKDGASVEDISAGLSVSVVKNAVYKVIRASSAAELGKCIVVQGGTFYNDAVLRAFENEVGANVIRPAIAGLMGAYGAALHVMNSKNSTLLTLEELEHFTHTSKPAVCGGCANKCRLTINIFSDGKKFISGNQCQKGAGIPNSEILPNLYEWKRNYLKSLVPKEGKRGKIGLPTALSMYELAPLWYEFFNSLGFEVHFSKLSTRGTYERGQLTIPSDTACYPAKIMHGHIEELIGDGLKVIFYPSLTYNVDEKKSANHYNCPVVAYYAELLNSNMEDLKKVNFIYPYLDVTSPKALAKTFSKTLKSLDNSITDREIKQAAKNGFKAYNDYKTALYAEGEKAVEYARAHKKRIMVLAGRPYHIDPEIGHGIDKLANTLGFAVVSEDSICNDIPRQNVTVLDQWTFHSRLYRAAAYASQNSDVELVQLVSFGCGVDAITTDEVRAILEGNHKHYTQLKIDEITNLGAVKIRLRSLIGALEECEKISEEK, from the coding sequence ATGGAGCATAATTATTCGCTCGGCATCGACATCGGCTCAACCACCGCAAAACTGGTGCTGACCGACGGCGGCAGAGTTGTGTATGAAAATTACAGACGGCATTTTTCAAAGGTAAGGCAAACCGCATATGATATGCTTTGCGAAATGCGTCCGCACCTTGATGTCGAATATCTTACCGCGGCGGTTTCGGGTTCGGCAGGGCTCGGCGTTGCAAATTCCGCAGGACTTTTGTTTATACAGGAGGTTTACGCCACGGGTGAAACTGTGTCGCACCTCGAACCCGACACAAGCGTTGTAATTGAGCTTGGCGGAGAGGACGCAAAGGTTATTTTTTACAAAGGCGGAATTGACGAACGTATGAACGGCACCTGTGCCGGAGGAACGGGCGCGTTTATCGACCAAATGGCGGTTTTGCTTGATATGACGGTTGACGAAATGGACAGGGAAAGCCTTAAGGCAACGAGAATTTACCCCATTGCGTCGCGGTGCGGAGTTTTCGCAAAAACCGACATTCAGCCCCTTTTAAACCAGGGCGCAAAAAAATCGGACATCGCGGCAAGCATTTATCAGGCTGTGGTAAATCAAACCATTTCGGGACTTGTTCAAGGCAGAAAAATCGACGGAAAAGTTATGTTTCTCGGCGGTCCGCTCTACTACTGCGACGGCCTTAAAAAACGTTTTGCCGAAACGCTGAAACTCTCAAAAGAAAATGCTGTTTTCCCCGAATATTCGCGCTTTTCGGTTGCTATGGGCGCGGCAATGTTCGCCCAAGGAAAAGACAGAATTTCGTTTTCAGCTCTTTTGGACAAAATTCAAAAAAGCGCCAATGACGGCGAGGCAAAATTCGACCGTCTGCCTCCCCTTTTTGCTAACGAAAAGGAATACGAAGAATTTTCGGCGCGCCACAGCAAGGCGAAAGTTGCGATGTGCGATATAAATACATACGAAGGTGATGCGTATCTCGGCATAGACTGCGGAAGCACCACCACAAAACTTGTTCTTATAAACGGCAAAAAAGAAGTGCTGTATTCGTTTTACAGCTCAAACAAGGGCAATCCCGTGTCGCTTGTTCTGGAGGAACTTATAAAAATACGCAAAATGTGCGCGGACAAAATAAACATTCTCGGCGCGTCGGTCACAGGCTACGGCGAGGAACTTATAAAGCACGCTTTTCACACCGACGAGGGTGTTGTCGAAACAATAGCGCATTTTACTGCAGCACGGCATTTCAAACCCGACGTCGATTTTATTCTCGACATCGGCGGTCAGGACATTAAATGCTTTAAGATACATAACGGCGCAATCGACAGTATTATGCTTAACGAGGCGTGTTCGTCGGGATGCGGTTCGTTTATCGAAACGTTCGCAAAATCTATGGGATTTGAGGCAAGCGAGTTTGCAAAAAAAGGTCTTTTTGCAAAAAATCCCGTAAATCTCGGCTCGCGCTGTACCGTGTTTATGAATTCGTCGGTCAAGCAGTCGCAGAAAGACGGCGCAAGCGTTGAGGACATTTCGGCAGGACTTTCGGTCAGTGTCGTGAAAAATGCGGTTTACAAGGTTATCCGTGCGTCGAGCGCGGCGGAACTCGGAAAATGTATCGTCGTTCAGGGCGGAACATTCTACAACGACGCGGTTTTGCGCGCATTTGAAAACGAGGTCGGCGCAAACGTTATCCGCCCCGCCATTGCAGGACTTATGGGGGCTTACGGCGCGGCACTGCACGTTATGAACAGCAAAAATAGTACACTTTTGACGCTTGAAGAACTTGAACATTTCACGCATACGTCAAAACCTGCCGTATGCGGAGGCTGTGCAAACAAATGCCGTCTTACGATAAACATTTTCTCGGACGGAAAGAAATTTATATCGGGCAATCAGTGCCAGAAAGGCGCCGGAATACCCAATTCCGAAATTCTGCCCAATTTGTACGAATGGAAAAGAAACTACCTAAAGAGCCTTGTCCCCAAAGAGGGAAAACGCGGAAAAATCGGACTTCCGACGGCGCTCTCAATGTATGAACTCGCACCGCTTTGGTATGAATTTTTTAATTCGCTCGGATTTGAAGTGCATTTTTCTAAGCTTTCCACGCGCGGAACATACGAAAGAGGTCAGCTCACCATTCCGTCCGACACCGCGTGCTATCCGGCAAAAATTATGCACGGGCACATTGAAGAACTTATCGGAGACGGATTGAAAGTAATTTTTTATCCGTCGCTCACATACAATGTTGATGAGAAAAAGAGTGCAAATCACTATAACTGCCCCGTTGTAGCATATTACGCGGAGCTTCTCAACTCAAATATGGAGGATTTGAAAAAGGTTAACTTTATCTATCCGTATCTTGATGTTACCTCGCCGAAGGCGCTTGCGAAAACCTTTTCAAAAACGCTAAAAAGCCTTGATAATTCGATAACCGACCGTGAGATAAAACAAGCGGCTAAAAACGGATTTAAGGCATATAACGACTATAAAACAGCGCTTTATGCCGAGGGCGAAAAAGCGGTTGAATATGCACGTGCGCACAAAAAACGCATTATGGTGCTCGCAGGCAGACCGTATCACATCGACCCCGAAATCGGGCACGGCATAGACAAGCTTGCCAATACGCTCGGTTTTGCGGTGGTCAGCGAGGACAGCATATGCAATGACATTCCGCGCCAAAATGTAACCGTTCTCGACCAGTGGACATTTCATTCGCGTCTGTACCGCGCGGCGGCATATGCGTCGCAAAACAGCGATGTTGAACTCGTTCAGCTTGTTTCGTTCGGGTGCGGTGTCGACGCTATAACCACCGACGAGGTGCGCGCAATACTCGAGGGCAATCACAAGCATTACACACAGCTTAAAATCGACGAAATAACCAACCTCGGCGCAGTTAAAATAAGGCTTCGCAGTCTTATAGGCGCACTCGAAGAATGTGAAAAAATAAGTGAGGAAAAATAA
- the rsxC gene encoding electron transport complex subunit RsxC, with amino-acid sequence MKAFTFRGGIHPDDCKKSTKDNKIIEISPSKMMVYPVVQHIGAPCVPIVKVGGDVLKGQKIADSDAFVSAPIHSSVSGKVIAIEKRRHPNGNMVESIVVENDNLYRLSPDIYRRDGIDKLTKDEKLKFIREAGIVGLGGAAFPTHIKLNPNKKIDYVIVNGAECEPYLTSDHRVMLETPREVVEGLKLILGITGAENGIIAIEENKPDAIEVMQKAVQNEKNISVVRLKTKYPQGSEKHLIYAVCKREVPSGGLPADAGVIVDNVDTCTAVYFALTMHQPVMSRVVTVSGSGIDTPRNFRVPVGTDFMHVIENAGGFIGDVGKVIMGGPMMGIAQFDLSVPTVKATSAILAFDKSEMHEKEVSPCIRCGECVKKCPMRLMPLELNIYASAMDLDMCEKYNITDCIECGVCSYLCQSNQNPLQSIKRAKAAVIARRRNAK; translated from the coding sequence TTGAAAGCTTTTACGTTTCGGGGCGGTATTCACCCCGACGATTGCAAAAAAAGCACAAAAGATAACAAGATTATTGAAATTTCACCGTCCAAAATGATGGTCTATCCCGTCGTTCAGCATATCGGAGCGCCGTGCGTGCCGATTGTGAAGGTAGGCGGCGACGTTTTGAAAGGGCAGAAAATCGCGGACAGCGACGCGTTTGTCAGCGCGCCGATACATTCGTCTGTTTCGGGAAAGGTTATCGCGATTGAAAAAAGACGTCACCCCAACGGCAATATGGTTGAAAGCATTGTTGTGGAAAATGACAATCTTTACCGTTTGTCGCCGGATATTTACAGGCGTGACGGCATAGACAAGCTTACAAAGGACGAAAAGCTTAAATTCATACGCGAGGCAGGAATTGTAGGCCTCGGCGGTGCGGCTTTTCCGACGCATATCAAGCTTAATCCGAACAAGAAAATTGATTATGTTATCGTAAACGGTGCGGAGTGCGAGCCTTACCTTACCTCCGACCACCGCGTTATGCTGGAAACACCGCGCGAGGTTGTTGAGGGCTTAAAGCTTATTTTGGGCATTACCGGCGCGGAAAACGGCATTATCGCGATTGAGGAAAACAAGCCCGACGCGATAGAAGTTATGCAAAAAGCTGTGCAGAACGAAAAGAACATTTCGGTTGTGCGTCTTAAGACGAAATATCCGCAGGGAAGCGAAAAACACCTTATTTACGCGGTGTGCAAGAGAGAGGTTCCGTCGGGCGGACTCCCTGCCGACGCAGGGGTTATAGTGGACAACGTAGACACCTGCACGGCGGTGTATTTTGCGCTTACAATGCACCAGCCTGTTATGTCGAGAGTTGTGACCGTTTCGGGAAGCGGAATTGACACACCGAGAAATTTCCGAGTTCCGGTCGGCACCGATTTTATGCACGTTATAGAAAACGCGGGCGGTTTTATCGGCGATGTGGGAAAGGTTATTATGGGCGGTCCTATGATGGGGATTGCGCAGTTTGATTTGTCCGTTCCGACAGTTAAGGCAACGTCGGCAATTTTGGCGTTTGACAAAAGCGAAATGCACGAAAAAGAGGTTTCGCCGTGCATACGGTGCGGTGAGTGCGTAAAAAAATGTCCTATGCGCCTTATGCCGCTGGAGCTTAATATTTACGCGTCGGCTATGGACCTTGATATGTGCGAAAAATACAACATCACCGACTGTATCGAATGCGGTGTCTGTTCGTATCTCTGCCAAAGCAATCAAAATCCTCTGCAAAGCATAAAACGTGCAAAAGCGGCGGTTATTGCAAGGCGAAGAAACGCGAAATAG
- a CDS encoding RnfABCDGE type electron transport complex subunit D, protein MENKLYVSYAPHIRSKENVSETMLDVLIALIPALAAGVYFFGVRALFAVLVSVACSVAFESLWNMLLKKKNTVGDMSAAVTGVLLAFCLPPSIPLWIVIIGDFFAIVIVKGFFGGLGQNIVNPALAARAFLLACWPVDMTNYTLPFTNLFSGEAVSSATPLVSEIKPSYFELFIGKIPGCIGEVSAVCLIIGGIYLLVKKRIDFVIPVCYIAGVGIFGALFGDGFLFSVLSGGVILAGIFMATDYVTSPVTAKGQAIYAIFAALVTAVIRKFGGYPEGVTYAILMANILTPLIDKFAVPKKFGYVKKAKNAQKEAL, encoded by the coding sequence GTGGAAAATAAACTTTATGTGTCATATGCTCCTCACATACGCAGTAAGGAAAACGTTTCCGAAACAATGCTCGATGTGCTGATTGCGCTTATTCCGGCGCTTGCGGCAGGTGTGTATTTCTTCGGCGTGCGCGCGCTTTTTGCGGTGCTGGTTTCGGTTGCCTGTTCTGTTGCGTTTGAGAGTTTATGGAATATGCTTTTGAAAAAGAAAAACACTGTCGGCGATATGAGCGCGGCAGTGACGGGCGTGCTTCTGGCGTTTTGTCTGCCTCCGTCAATTCCTCTGTGGATTGTTATAATCGGCGACTTTTTTGCGATTGTTATAGTAAAGGGATTTTTCGGCGGTTTGGGTCAGAATATCGTAAATCCGGCGCTTGCGGCGAGAGCGTTTCTGCTTGCGTGCTGGCCGGTTGATATGACAAACTACACTTTGCCTTTTACAAATCTTTTTTCGGGCGAAGCTGTGTCGAGCGCAACACCGCTTGTAAGTGAGATTAAACCGTCGTATTTTGAACTTTTTATCGGCAAAATTCCCGGCTGTATCGGCGAGGTTTCGGCGGTCTGTCTTATTATCGGCGGAATTTATCTTCTTGTTAAAAAGAGAATTGATTTTGTAATTCCTGTTTGCTACATAGCAGGCGTCGGAATTTTCGGCGCGCTTTTCGGTGACGGATTTTTGTTTTCCGTTCTTTCGGGCGGTGTAATTCTGGCAGGCATTTTTATGGCGACCGATTACGTTACAAGTCCCGTAACCGCGAAAGGACAGGCAATATACGCAATTTTTGCGGCGCTTGTTACGGCGGTAATACGAAAATTCGGCGGTTATCCCGAGGGCGTTACATACGCAATACTTATGGCGAACATTTTAACTCCGCTTATCGACAAATTTGCGGTTCCGAAAAAATTCGGATATGTTAAAAAAGCGAAAAATGCGCAGAAGGAGGCGTTATAA
- a CDS encoding 2-hydroxyacyl-CoA dehydratase, with protein MAENYIPFTKEMKKDYTILIPNMLPTHFKLIMSVLKTYGYKTELLETSGTKISETGLKYTHNDTCYPAILVIGQFLSALLSGKYDTHKVALIMFQTGGGCRASNYIYLIRKALKKANLGYIPVISLSLAGIEKHPGFTLGPKMLKNMLYATLYGDLMMSLANQIKPYEITRGDADRLTEKWTNILGGELGMKGHTNYRKIKQNYKKIIDDFAKIKVEHKDTVKVGIVGEIFVKYSPLANNGLEKFLLSEGAEPVVPGLYDFLMYCVYNTLNECVLYKKNTAVYPIYKFIYRILCKKKRDVIEIIKKNGIFEAWTPFEEIVALAPDLINTAVKMGEGWLLTAEMLELGKSGCTNIVCTQPFGCLPNHICGKGMMKPIKEKNPNINIVAIDYDAGASRVNQENRLKLMLFNARRVKEEIKSNEAKSAVKSSNAAAEKV; from the coding sequence ATGGCGGAAAACTACATACCCTTTACAAAAGAGATGAAAAAGGATTATACAATCCTCATTCCGAATATGCTTCCGACGCACTTTAAGCTTATTATGAGCGTGCTTAAAACCTACGGCTACAAAACCGAGCTTTTGGAAACGAGCGGAACAAAAATTTCCGAAACAGGTCTTAAATATACGCACAACGACACCTGCTATCCTGCAATTCTGGTTATCGGGCAGTTTTTAAGTGCACTTTTGTCGGGCAAATACGATACTCACAAGGTTGCGCTCATTATGTTTCAGACAGGCGGGGGGTGCCGTGCGTCAAACTATATTTATCTCATAAGAAAGGCGCTCAAAAAGGCAAACCTCGGCTATATTCCCGTAATTTCGCTGTCGCTTGCCGGCATAGAAAAACATCCCGGCTTTACGTTAGGCCCGAAAATGCTTAAAAATATGCTTTACGCAACGCTCTACGGCGATCTTATGATGAGCCTTGCCAACCAGATAAAGCCGTATGAAATAACCAGGGGCGACGCCGACAGACTGACAGAAAAATGGACAAACATTCTCGGCGGCGAGCTTGGAATGAAAGGACATACAAATTACCGAAAAATTAAGCAAAATTACAAAAAAATAATTGACGACTTTGCAAAAATAAAGGTTGAACACAAAGACACGGTTAAGGTCGGAATAGTTGGCGAGATTTTTGTAAAATACTCACCTCTTGCAAACAACGGCCTTGAAAAATTTCTTCTTTCCGAGGGCGCGGAACCCGTCGTCCCGGGACTTTACGACTTTTTGATGTACTGCGTTTACAACACTCTCAACGAATGTGTGCTTTACAAAAAAAATACGGCGGTTTATCCGATATATAAATTCATTTACCGCATTTTGTGCAAAAAGAAACGCGACGTAATCGAGATTATCAAAAAGAACGGAATTTTTGAGGCTTGGACGCCGTTTGAAGAAATAGTTGCCCTTGCGCCCGACCTTATCAATACCGCGGTGAAGATGGGCGAAGGTTGGCTTCTCACCGCAGAAATGCTGGAACTCGGCAAGTCGGGCTGTACGAATATCGTCTGCACACAGCCGTTCGGATGTCTGCCCAATCACATCTGCGGAAAAGGTATGATGAAACCGATTAAAGAAAAAAATCCGAATATAAATATTGTTGCGATAGACTACGACGCGGGCGCGAGCAGAGTTAACCAGGAAAACCGATTAAAACTTATGCTTTTCAACGCGCGCAGAGTGAAAGAAGAAATAAAATCAAACGAAGCAAAATCCGCGGTAAAATCTTCAAATGCCGCGGCGGAAAAAGTATAA
- a CDS encoding VOC family protein, protein MKIGIEHIAIYAKDTKKLSDWYKNLFDGEIVYDNKKGTYFVAFSDKSMIEFCTADSENVPTALTVPGIRHIAFSVEPDEFDALVKKVTETGAEILKDAVVNEKGIGTMFFRDIEGNILHLISRKTPLV, encoded by the coding sequence ATGAAAATCGGCATCGAACACATTGCGATATACGCAAAAGACACGAAAAAACTTTCAGACTGGTACAAAAATTTGTTTGACGGCGAAATTGTTTACGACAACAAAAAAGGTACATATTTTGTTGCATTTTCCGACAAAAGTATGATTGAATTCTGCACCGCAGACTCGGAAAACGTTCCGACAGCGCTCACTGTTCCCGGAATAAGACACATCGCATTTTCGGTTGAACCCGACGAATTTGACGCTTTGGTTAAAAAGGTTACCGAAACGGGTGCGGAAATTTTAAAAGACGCCGTCGTAAACGAAAAAGGTATCGGAACAATGTTTTTCCGCGATATTGAGGGAAATATTCTTCACCTTATTTCGCGCAAAACTCCGCTCGTTTAA